In one Pseudodesulfovibrio tunisiensis genomic region, the following are encoded:
- a CDS encoding aromatic amino acid transport family protein encodes MTSNGPGAGKVVTTALVVTGNMVGAGILALPVNLGPSGLIPALIGTVFMWFMMTCTALIYSRQKALIDDPDADLPTFFGRELGPTGQWVSVAANIIILYGLLTAYLSGVASIVINLFDLPIPEWGAMVGYFVIAVLLTSFGAAVMRRGNAILMIFLWLCFAALVIMTIPNMHDGEIRLADWSFLPSGLPVLLTAFHFHNIIPTLCHTLDNDHGAVTRAIWLGTGLGLIMNVIWIVVVVLALPMTGNDGANLIQAFQQNLPATVPLAKVIGGNVFTQVSLGFAVVAMTTSFMANGTAMQSFMRDLVSTYLHSSNRTLVWALSFLPPLAVGILYPNVFLSALNVAGGVGINILFGILPGVLLIKYARGCGLEADRGMGHDRGVRRRAAHRGRAGGRIAAHFSGCGILDRKAHTVRI; translated from the coding sequence ATGACTTCGAACGGACCCGGTGCCGGAAAGGTCGTCACGACCGCTCTTGTGGTGACAGGAAACATGGTTGGTGCCGGGATTCTGGCTCTGCCCGTCAATCTCGGGCCTTCCGGCCTGATTCCGGCCCTGATCGGCACGGTGTTCATGTGGTTCATGATGACCTGCACAGCGCTGATCTATTCGCGGCAGAAAGCCCTGATCGACGACCCGGATGCGGACCTGCCCACCTTTTTCGGCCGCGAACTCGGTCCCACCGGGCAGTGGGTGAGCGTGGCAGCCAACATCATCATCCTGTACGGACTGCTGACAGCGTATCTGTCCGGGGTGGCTTCCATCGTCATCAACCTGTTCGACCTGCCCATCCCGGAATGGGGCGCCATGGTCGGATATTTCGTGATTGCCGTGCTGCTTACCTCATTCGGCGCGGCTGTCATGCGACGGGGCAACGCCATTCTCATGATTTTCCTGTGGCTCTGTTTCGCGGCACTGGTGATCATGACCATTCCGAACATGCATGACGGAGAAATCCGTCTGGCCGACTGGTCGTTTCTGCCGTCCGGCCTGCCCGTGCTGCTCACGGCCTTTCATTTTCACAACATCATTCCCACTCTCTGTCATACGTTGGACAACGATCATGGAGCAGTGACCCGCGCCATCTGGCTCGGCACCGGACTCGGACTGATCATGAACGTCATCTGGATCGTGGTGGTCGTTCTGGCTCTGCCCATGACGGGCAACGACGGCGCGAACCTGATACAGGCCTTTCAGCAGAATCTGCCCGCCACAGTGCCGCTGGCCAAGGTCATTGGCGGCAATGTCTTCACGCAGGTGTCGCTGGGCTTTGCCGTGGTCGCCATGACCACCTCGTTCATGGCCAATGGCACGGCCATGCAGAGCTTCATGCGCGATCTGGTCTCCACCTATCTGCATTCCTCGAACAGGACGCTGGTCTGGGCGCTTTCGTTTCTGCCACCTCTGGCCGTGGGCATCCTGTATCCCAACGTGTTTCTGTCCGCGCTGAACGTTGCGGGCGGCGTGGGCATCAACATCCTGTTCGGCATCCTGCCCGGCGTGCTGCTCATCAAGTATGCGCGGGGATGCGGGCTGGAAGCGGATCGCGGGATGGGCCATGATCGCGGTGTTCGGCGCCGTGCTGCTCATCGAGGTCGGGCAGGAGGCCGGATTGCTGCACATTTCTCCGGATGTGGAATACTGGACCGCAAAGCACATACAGTAAGGATATGA
- the aspA gene encoding aspartate ammonia-lyase, protein MTENCRIEHDCVGELEVPADAYYGCQTLRAVENYHITGITLSHYPRLIHALAYVKMAAAEANASLGLLDEDKARAIVRACEELLQGKLHDQFVVDAVQGGAGTSTNMNANEVICNRALEILGHCKGEYDIIHPLNHVNMSQSTNDVYPSALNIALILENRELLDAMQYLRGAFMDKGVEFRDVIKMGRTQLQDAVPMTLGQEFTAWGVMVGEDVERLSEAQSLVHEINMGATAIGTGLNSHPDYTRTVTEKLVQITTLPLKASPDLVEATQDTGAYVQLSGVLKRIVVKMSKICNDLRLLSSGPRCGLNEINLPPRAPGSSIMPGKVNPVIPEVVSQVAYAVIGSDMTVTMASEAGQLELNVMEPVIAYSLFQSINMTRRACLTLADLCVKGITANADRCREMVEHSIGLVTALNPYMGYEMSTEVAKEAMDSGRSVYDIVLEKGCLTKEELEDILKPENMVRPRYIHRK, encoded by the coding sequence ATGACTGAAAACTGCCGAATCGAGCACGATTGCGTGGGCGAGCTGGAAGTTCCGGCCGATGCCTACTACGGGTGCCAGACCCTGCGTGCCGTGGAGAACTATCACATTACCGGGATCACCCTGTCCCACTATCCCCGGCTGATTCATGCGCTGGCCTATGTCAAGATGGCGGCTGCCGAGGCCAATGCGTCCCTCGGCCTGCTGGACGAGGACAAGGCCCGGGCCATTGTCCGCGCCTGCGAGGAACTGCTGCAGGGCAAGTTGCACGACCAGTTCGTCGTGGATGCGGTGCAGGGTGGGGCAGGCACGTCCACCAACATGAACGCCAACGAGGTGATTTGCAACCGTGCATTGGAGATTCTGGGACATTGCAAGGGGGAATACGACATCATTCACCCTTTGAATCACGTGAACATGTCCCAGTCCACCAACGACGTGTACCCGTCGGCCCTGAACATCGCCCTGATCCTGGAAAACCGGGAACTGCTGGACGCCATGCAGTATCTGCGCGGCGCATTCATGGACAAGGGCGTGGAGTTCCGGGACGTGATCAAGATGGGACGGACCCAGCTTCAGGACGCCGTGCCCATGACGCTGGGGCAGGAATTCACGGCCTGGGGCGTCATGGTCGGCGAGGACGTGGAGCGGCTCTCCGAGGCCCAGTCTCTGGTTCACGAGATCAACATGGGGGCCACGGCCATCGGCACGGGATTGAACTCGCATCCCGACTATACCCGCACCGTGACCGAGAAGCTGGTGCAGATCACCACCTTGCCGCTCAAGGCCTCGCCCGATCTGGTGGAAGCCACGCAGGATACCGGAGCCTATGTCCAGCTTTCCGGCGTGCTCAAGCGCATCGTGGTCAAGATGAGCAAGATATGCAATGACCTGCGCCTGCTTTCCAGCGGTCCGCGCTGCGGTCTGAACGAGATCAATCTGCCGCCGCGCGCGCCGGGCTCCTCGATCATGCCGGGCAAGGTCAATCCGGTCATTCCCGAGGTCGTCAGTCAGGTGGCCTATGCGGTCATCGGCAGCGACATGACCGTGACCATGGCCTCCGAGGCCGGACAGCTCGAACTCAATGTCATGGAACCGGTCATTGCCTATTCCCTGTTCCAGTCCATCAACATGACCCGCCGTGCGTGCCTCACGCTGGCCGACCTGTGCGTCAAGGGCATCACTGCCAATGCGGACCGCTGCCGCGAGATGGTGGAGCATTCCATCGGGCTGGTCACGGCGCTGAATCCCTACATGGGATACGAAATGTCCACGGAAGTGGCCAAGGAGGCCATGGACAGCGGACGGTCCGTCTACGACATCGTTCTGGAAAAGGGGTGCCTGACCAAAGAGGAACTGGAAGACATTCTCAAGCCGGAAAACATGGTTCGCCCGAGATACATTCATCGGAAATAG
- the nifJ gene encoding pyruvate:ferredoxin (flavodoxin) oxidoreductase, which translates to MPKKMKTMDGNTAAAHVAYALSETAAIYPITPSSTMGEIADEWASQGRKNIFGQIVKVRQLQSEAGAAGAVHGALAAGSLTSTFTASQGLLLMIPNMYKIAGELLPGVFHVSARAIAAHALSIFGDHQDVMACRQTGFAMLAEASVQEVMDLALVAHLAAIESSVPFVSYFDGFRTSHEIQKVEVIDYDDMKPLVNMDKVEAFRARSMNPEHPNIRGTAQNPDIYFQGREAANAYYEKLPEIVEEYMDKVSALTGRSYKPFDYVGAPDAERVIVSMGSSCEAIEEVVNVLTARGGKVGLLKVRLYRPFSPRHFLAVLPESVKTLCVLDRTKEPGSLGEPLYQDVCTMFLGREDAPKIIGGRYGLGSKEFTPAMIMAVFDNLAAPSPKDHFTVGIEDDVTDTSLVVAEALDTTPEGTVQCKFWGLGSDGTVGANKQAIKIIGDNTDMYAQGYFAYDSKKSGGITISHLRFGEKPIQSTYLVNTADYVACHNPSYVHLYDVLEGIKQGGTFVLNCPWTVQDMERELPASMRRTIAEKDLKFYTVDAVKIAGEVGLGGRINMIMQTAFFKLANVIPFDQAVDLLKVGIKAAYGKKGDKIVNMNNAAVDKAADAIIGIAVPEAWKSLIPEAAVERDEPDYVKNVMRPVLAQKGDFLPVSVFSEDGTMPLATSRYEKRGVAIKVPEWLPDNCIQCNQCAFVCPHSAIRVVVATEDELKNAPATFRTLDGKGKDLKGMKVRIQINTQDCLGCGNCADICPARETALVMKPIATQTEVEVPNFEFSETVSYKEIGRRDTVKGSQYRQSLMEFSGACAGCGETPYVKVLTQLFGERMVIANATGCTSIWGASSPSTPYCVNRDGHGPAWGNSLFEDAAEFGFGINMGVAHRREFLAARAAEAARTASGEVRDALEAWLAAKDDAEASRETGDRLKAALAGTGDEKLAEIASMSDLFTKKSVWVFGGDGWAYDIGYGGVDHVLASGEDINILVVDTEVYSNTGGQSSKATPLGSIAKFAAAGKRTGKKDLGRMAMTYGYVYVASVAMGADKQQMMKAFKEAEAYKGPSLIICYAPCINQGIRKGMGKTQYEQKLAVKSGYWPLYRFNPELADRGENPFSLDSKAPDGSLEEFLLGENRYAILDKLQPEAARTLREQIGRDYENRYEQYRHMSEADHFTPEELEVCESTDTAEHSRPGGGDACDDGR; encoded by the coding sequence ATGCCCAAGAAGATGAAGACCATGGACGGCAATACGGCTGCCGCCCACGTGGCCTACGCCCTGAGCGAGACCGCGGCCATCTATCCCATCACCCCCTCGTCCACCATGGGCGAGATCGCGGATGAATGGGCCTCCCAGGGCCGGAAGAACATTTTCGGCCAGATCGTCAAGGTTCGCCAGTTGCAGTCCGAGGCGGGCGCGGCCGGTGCGGTACACGGTGCGCTTGCCGCAGGTTCCCTCACCAGCACCTTCACCGCCTCGCAGGGCCTGCTGCTGATGATTCCGAACATGTACAAGATTGCTGGCGAACTGCTGCCCGGCGTCTTCCATGTTTCCGCTCGTGCCATTGCCGCGCACGCCCTGTCCATCTTCGGCGACCATCAGGACGTGATGGCCTGTCGCCAGACCGGTTTTGCCATGCTGGCCGAAGCCTCGGTGCAGGAAGTCATGGACCTGGCTCTGGTCGCGCATCTGGCCGCCATCGAATCCAGCGTGCCGTTCGTGAGCTATTTCGACGGATTCCGCACCTCCCACGAAATCCAGAAGGTCGAGGTCATCGACTACGATGACATGAAGCCGCTGGTGAACATGGACAAGGTCGAGGCATTCCGGGCCCGTTCCATGAACCCCGAACATCCGAACATTCGCGGCACCGCCCAGAATCCGGACATCTACTTTCAGGGTCGCGAAGCCGCCAATGCCTACTATGAAAAGCTCCCCGAGATCGTCGAGGAGTACATGGACAAGGTCAGCGCCCTGACCGGTCGTTCCTACAAGCCGTTCGACTACGTGGGTGCGCCCGATGCCGAACGCGTGATCGTTTCCATGGGCTCCTCGTGCGAGGCCATCGAGGAAGTGGTCAACGTGCTGACCGCGAGAGGCGGGAAGGTCGGTCTGCTCAAGGTCCGCCTGTACCGTCCGTTCTCGCCCAGGCATTTTCTGGCCGTGCTGCCCGAATCCGTGAAGACTCTCTGCGTGCTGGACCGCACCAAGGAGCCCGGCTCCCTCGGCGAGCCCCTGTATCAGGACGTGTGCACCATGTTCCTGGGCAGGGAGGACGCTCCGAAGATCATCGGCGGTCGCTACGGACTCGGTTCCAAGGAATTCACCCCCGCCATGATCATGGCGGTCTTCGACAATCTGGCCGCGCCGTCCCCGAAGGACCATTTCACCGTGGGCATCGAGGATGACGTGACCGACACCTCCCTTGTTGTTGCCGAGGCCCTGGACACTACCCCGGAGGGCACTGTGCAGTGCAAGTTCTGGGGCCTCGGTTCCGACGGGACCGTGGGCGCGAACAAGCAGGCCATCAAGATCATCGGCGACAACACCGACATGTACGCACAGGGGTACTTTGCCTACGACTCCAAGAAGTCCGGCGGCATCACCATTTCCCATCTGCGCTTTGGTGAAAAGCCCATCCAGTCCACCTATCTGGTGAACACGGCCGACTACGTGGCCTGCCACAACCCGAGCTACGTGCATCTGTACGACGTGCTGGAAGGCATCAAGCAGGGCGGTACCTTCGTGCTGAACTGTCCCTGGACCGTTCAGGACATGGAACGGGAACTCCCCGCCTCCATGCGTCGCACCATCGCGGAAAAGGACCTGAAGTTCTACACCGTGGACGCAGTGAAGATCGCGGGTGAAGTCGGCCTTGGCGGACGCATCAACATGATCATGCAGACCGCCTTCTTCAAGCTGGCGAACGTGATTCCGTTCGATCAGGCCGTGGATCTGCTCAAGGTCGGCATCAAGGCCGCGTACGGCAAGAAGGGCGACAAGATCGTCAACATGAACAACGCCGCCGTGGACAAGGCTGCCGACGCCATCATCGGGATTGCCGTGCCCGAGGCATGGAAGTCTTTGATTCCCGAGGCCGCGGTCGAGCGCGACGAGCCGGATTACGTGAAGAACGTGATGCGTCCGGTTCTGGCCCAGAAGGGCGATTTCCTGCCCGTGTCCGTGTTTTCCGAGGACGGGACCATGCCGCTGGCCACCTCCAGATATGAAAAGCGCGGCGTGGCCATCAAGGTTCCCGAATGGCTGCCCGACAACTGCATCCAGTGCAATCAATGCGCCTTCGTGTGCCCGCACTCCGCGATCCGCGTTGTCGTGGCCACCGAGGACGAACTGAAGAACGCGCCAGCCACCTTCAGGACTCTTGATGGCAAGGGCAAGGACCTGAAGGGCATGAAGGTCCGCATCCAGATCAATACGCAGGATTGTCTGGGCTGCGGCAACTGCGCCGACATCTGCCCGGCCAGGGAAACCGCGCTGGTCATGAAGCCAATCGCGACCCAGACCGAAGTCGAGGTGCCCAACTTCGAATTCTCCGAAACCGTTTCCTACAAGGAAATCGGCAGGCGCGATACCGTGAAGGGCAGCCAGTACCGTCAGTCCCTCATGGAATTCTCCGGGGCCTGCGCCGGTTGCGGCGAGACCCCGTACGTCAAGGTGCTGACCCAGCTCTTCGGTGAACGCATGGTCATTGCCAACGCCACGGGCTGCACCTCCATCTGGGGCGCGTCCTCCCCGTCCACGCCGTACTGCGTGAACCGGGACGGTCATGGCCCGGCATGGGGCAACTCCCTGTTCGAGGATGCCGCCGAGTTCGGCTTCGGCATCAACATGGGCGTGGCGCATCGCCGCGAATTCCTGGCTGCCAGGGCTGCCGAGGCTGCCCGGACCGCTTCCGGCGAAGTCAGGGATGCTCTGGAAGCCTGGCTGGCCGCCAAGGACGATGCCGAAGCCTCCCGGGAAACCGGAGACAGGCTCAAGGCCGCTCTGGCCGGAACCGGTGACGAAAAGCTGGCCGAGATCGCATCCATGTCCGACCTGTTCACCAAGAAGTCCGTCTGGGTCTTTGGCGGCGACGGCTGGGCCTATGACATCGGCTACGGCGGCGTGGATCACGTGCTGGCGTCCGGCGAGGACATCAACATTCTTGTGGTGGACACCGAGGTGTATTCCAACACCGGTGGCCAGTCCTCCAAGGCCACCCCGCTCGGTTCCATTGCCAAGTTCGCTGCCGCTGGCAAGCGCACCGGCAAGAAGGATCTGGGCCGCATGGCCATGACCTACGGTTACGTGTACGTGGCCTCCGTGGCCATGGGCGCGGACAAGCAGCAGATGATGAAGGCCTTCAAGGAGGCCGAAGCCTACAAGGGCCCGTCCCTGATCATCTGCTACGCTCCCTGCATCAATCAGGGCATCCGCAAGGGCATGGGCAAGACCCAGTACGAGCAGAAGCTTGCGGTCAAGTCCGGCTACTGGCCGCTCTACCGCTTCAACCCGGAACTGGCGGACAGGGGCGAGAATCCCTTCTCCCTCGATTCCAAGGCGCCGGATGGTTCCCTTGAGGAATTCCTGCTCGGAGAGAACCGGTACGCCATTCTGGACAAGCTCCAGCCCGAGGCGGCCAGAACCCTGCGCGAGCAGATCGGCAGGGATTACGAGAACCGTTACGAGCAGTACAGGCACATGTCCGAGGCGGATCATTTCACCCCGGAAGAGCTTGAAGTCTGCGAGTCCACGGACACTGCCGAGCACTCCCGCCCCGGTGGCGGCGATGCCTGCGATGACGGCAGATAG
- a CDS encoding FAD-binding oxidoreductase yields the protein MGAEKLVKDFEAVVGTGNVMTSETDRHAYSYDAAVLDSVMPALVVRPENSEALGRTVRLCNENGIPLTVRGAGTNLSGGTIPHPGGVVVLTNGLDRILEINEADMYAVVEPGVVTATFAAEVARRGLFYPPDPGSQTVSTLGGNVAENAGGLRGLKYGVTKDYVMGVDFWDVNGELIKSGSRTVKCVTGYNLAGLMVASEGTLGVFDKIILKLIPPAQAAKSMMAVFDTMEAASETVAAIIANKIVPATLEMMDNFTIRTVENFRKAGLPTEAGALLLIEVDGHPAQVEEEAEKVETLCRKLGATDIKVANDAAERNAVWQARRDALPALAKLRPTCVLEDATVPRSMIPAMITALGEVSRKYDVTIGTFGHAGDGNLHPTILTDRRDKAEWERVEKAIDEIFDRALAMGGTLSGEHGIGLAKSKYMERETSRATLEYSRRMKSVLDPKGILNPGKIIG from the coding sequence ATGGGCGCTGAAAAGCTCGTAAAGGATTTCGAAGCCGTTGTCGGAACCGGCAATGTCATGACCAGTGAGACCGACCGCCATGCCTATTCCTATGATGCCGCCGTGCTGGATTCCGTCATGCCCGCTCTTGTGGTGCGTCCCGAAAACAGCGAAGCGCTCGGCAGGACCGTCCGCCTGTGCAACGAGAACGGCATTCCCCTGACCGTTCGCGGCGCAGGCACCAATCTTTCCGGTGGCACCATCCCGCATCCCGGCGGTGTGGTGGTGCTGACCAACGGACTGGACCGCATTCTCGAAATCAACGAGGCGGACATGTACGCCGTGGTCGAACCCGGCGTGGTCACCGCGACCTTTGCGGCGGAAGTGGCCAGGCGCGGCCTGTTCTACCCCCCGGACCCGGGCAGCCAGACCGTCTCCACCCTTGGCGGCAATGTTGCCGAGAACGCGGGCGGCCTTCGCGGCCTCAAGTACGGCGTGACCAAGGACTACGTCATGGGCGTGGACTTCTGGGACGTGAACGGCGAGCTGATCAAGTCCGGTTCCCGCACCGTGAAGTGCGTGACCGGCTACAATCTGGCCGGGCTCATGGTCGCGTCCGAGGGCACGCTGGGCGTGTTCGACAAGATCATTCTCAAGCTCATTCCCCCGGCGCAGGCCGCCAAGTCCATGATGGCCGTGTTCGACACCATGGAAGCCGCGTCCGAAACCGTGGCCGCAATCATTGCCAACAAGATCGTGCCCGCCACTCTGGAGATGATGGACAACTTCACCATCCGCACCGTGGAGAATTTCCGCAAGGCCGGATTGCCCACCGAAGCGGGCGCACTGCTGCTCATCGAGGTGGACGGCCATCCTGCACAGGTCGAGGAGGAGGCCGAAAAGGTCGAGACTCTTTGCAGGAAGCTCGGTGCCACGGATATCAAGGTGGCCAATGATGCTGCCGAGCGCAACGCCGTGTGGCAGGCCCGCCGCGACGCACTGCCCGCTCTGGCCAAGCTGCGGCCCACCTGCGTACTGGAGGACGCCACCGTGCCCCGCTCCATGATTCCCGCCATGATCACCGCATTGGGCGAGGTCAGCCGCAAGTACGACGTGACCATCGGCACGTTCGGGCATGCCGGTGACGGCAACCTGCATCCCACGATCCTGACCGACAGGCGCGACAAGGCCGAGTGGGAGCGTGTGGAAAAGGCCATTGACGAAATCTTCGACCGCGCTCTGGCCATGGGCGGCACCCTGTCCGGCGAGCACGGCATCGGTCTTGCCAAGTCCAAGTACATGGAACGCGAGACCAGCCGCGCCACTCTGGAGTATTCCCGTCGCATGAAGTCCGTGCTCGATCCCAAGGGCATTCTCAATCCCGGCAAGATCATCGGTTAG
- a CDS encoding (Fe-S)-binding protein, with translation MADIHRLAQMLKELDDQLVNCMRCGMCQAVCPVFRESGREADVARGKLALLDGLASEMLSDPDGVNEKLNRCLLCGTCAANCPSGVKVMDIFIKARAIMTGYLGLSPVKKAIFRGMLANPRLMNSLMDIGARFQGVFTKPVDDMLGSSCARFMSPLIGDRHFKPLARTPLHKIVPELDTPAGSSGIRVAFFVGCAVDKFFPEVAQASLKVLEKAGVGVFMPPNQACCGIPALSSGDSDTFDKLILQNVQLFREGKFDYLVTSCASCTSTIRELWPTMFGGNASLRYDLSLLARKTMDISEFLVNIIGLDTKEPQGDGVVTYHDPCHLKNSLGITEQPRNLIRAAGCEFKEMNEAGTCCGCGGSFTVAHYDVSRKIGSRKAQNIMDSGADIVATSCPACMLQITDMLSQKKAGIKVKHVIELYAESLDG, from the coding sequence ATGGCAGACATTCACAGACTCGCACAGATGCTCAAGGAATTGGACGACCAATTGGTGAACTGCATGCGTTGCGGCATGTGTCAGGCCGTGTGCCCGGTGTTCAGGGAATCCGGACGCGAAGCCGACGTGGCTCGCGGCAAGCTGGCCCTGCTCGACGGTCTTGCCTCGGAAATGCTCAGCGATCCGGACGGCGTGAACGAGAAGCTCAACCGCTGCCTGCTGTGCGGCACCTGCGCCGCCAACTGTCCCAGCGGGGTCAAGGTGATGGACATCTTCATCAAGGCCCGGGCCATCATGACCGGCTACCTCGGGCTTTCCCCGGTGAAGAAGGCCATCTTCCGCGGCATGCTCGCCAACCCCCGGCTCATGAATTCGCTCATGGACATTGGGGCGAGGTTTCAGGGAGTATTCACCAAGCCGGTGGACGACATGCTGGGCAGCTCCTGTGCCAGATTCATGTCTCCGCTCATCGGGGACAGGCATTTCAAGCCTCTGGCCAGGACCCCGCTGCACAAGATCGTGCCCGAGCTGGACACCCCGGCCGGGTCGAGCGGCATTCGCGTGGCCTTTTTCGTGGGCTGCGCCGTGGACAAATTCTTCCCTGAGGTGGCACAGGCCTCCCTCAAGGTGCTGGAAAAGGCCGGAGTGGGCGTGTTCATGCCCCCGAATCAGGCCTGCTGCGGCATTCCGGCCCTGTCCAGCGGAGACAGCGATACCTTTGACAAGCTGATCCTTCAGAACGTGCAACTCTTCCGGGAAGGCAAGTTCGATTATCTGGTGACCTCGTGCGCAAGCTGCACGTCCACCATCAGGGAATTGTGGCCGACCATGTTCGGCGGCAATGCCTCCCTCAGGTACGATCTGTCGCTTTTGGCTCGGAAAACTATGGACATAAGCGAATTCCTGGTCAATATCATTGGCCTGGATACAAAGGAACCTCAGGGCGACGGGGTGGTTACATATCACGATCCCTGCCACCTGAAAAACAGCCTCGGCATCACGGAACAGCCACGGAATCTGATCCGCGCCGCTGGATGCGAATTCAAGGAAATGAACGAAGCCGGCACCTGTTGCGGCTGCGGCGGCAGTTTCACGGTCGCTCATTACGACGTTTCCAGGAAGATCGGATCGCGCAAGGCGCAGAACATCATGGATTCCGGGGCGGACATTGTTGCCACGAGCTGCCCGGCCTGCATGCTTCAGATCACGGACATGCTTTCCCAGAAAAAGGCCGGGATCAAGGTAAAGCACGTGATCGAGCTCTATGCCGAAAGCCTGGACGGCTAG
- a CDS encoding acetate kinase has translation MKVLVINSGSSSIKYQLFDMTDESVLCSGLVERIGEDMGSLTHKVAPDTDRADRIVLEQPIADHEVGMRLAIDLICGEKGVVKDKSEISAVGHRIVHGGESFHHPTLVDDSVMEELAKVIPLAPLHNPGHLAGMRVARALFPTVPQVVVIDTAYHQTLPPKAYMYALPYDLYEELRIRRYGFHGTSHCFVAKEAARVMGRPFEEFNCITVHLGNGCSMTATENGRAVDTSMGITPLEGLVMGTRSGDVDAALHSFLHRSRGMTPEEVDFMLNKESGLKGLCGMGDMRDIHAAIAKGDERARLALDVQTYRNRKYIASFMGVLGRVDAIIFTAGIGENDSVVRSKSVENLERFGVKIDEKINDQRVSTPLRISTDDSEVQVWVIPTNEELAIARETKALIEA, from the coding sequence ATGAAAGTACTGGTCATCAACTCCGGAAGCTCGTCCATCAAGTACCAGCTGTTCGACATGACCGACGAGTCCGTGCTTTGCTCCGGTCTGGTTGAACGCATTGGCGAGGACATGGGCAGCCTGACCCACAAGGTCGCTCCGGATACGGACAGGGCTGACAGGATCGTTCTGGAACAGCCCATTGCCGATCACGAGGTCGGCATGCGTCTGGCCATTGATCTGATCTGCGGCGAAAAGGGCGTGGTCAAGGACAAGTCCGAGATCAGCGCCGTGGGGCATCGCATCGTGCATGGCGGCGAAAGCTTCCATCATCCCACTCTGGTGGACGATTCGGTCATGGAGGAACTGGCAAAAGTGATTCCTCTGGCACCGCTGCACAATCCTGGCCATCTGGCAGGCATGCGCGTGGCCCGGGCCCTGTTCCCGACCGTGCCTCAGGTCGTGGTCATCGATACCGCCTACCACCAGACCCTGCCGCCCAAGGCATACATGTATGCGCTTCCCTATGACCTGTACGAAGAACTGCGTATCCGCCGCTATGGTTTTCACGGAACCTCCCACTGTTTTGTGGCCAAGGAGGCCGCCCGTGTCATGGGCAGGCCCTTCGAGGAGTTCAACTGCATCACCGTGCATCTGGGCAACGGCTGTTCCATGACCGCGACCGAGAACGGCAGGGCCGTGGATACCTCCATGGGCATCACTCCGCTGGAAGGTCTGGTCATGGGCACCCGGTCCGGCGACGTGGATGCCGCATTGCATTCCTTTCTGCATCGATCCCGGGGCATGACTCCGGAAGAGGTCGACTTCATGCTGAACAAGGAGTCCGGTCTCAAGGGCCTGTGCGGCATGGGCGACATGCGCGACATTCATGCCGCCATTGCAAAGGGCGATGAAAGGGCCAGGCTGGCTCTGGATGTGCAGACCTACCGCAACCGCAAATACATTGCTTCGTTCATGGGCGTGCTGGGCCGCGTGGACGCCATCATCTTCACTGCGGGCATCGGGGAAAACGATTCCGTGGTGCGCAGCAAATCCGTCGAGAATCTGGAGCGCTTCGGCGTGAAGATCGACGAGAAGATCAACGACCAGCGCGTTTCCACCCCCCTCAGGATCAGCACCGACGACAGCGAGGTTCAGGTGTGGGTTATTCCCACCAACGAGGAACTGGCCATCGCCCGGGAGACCAAGGCGCTCATCGAAGCGTAA
- a CDS encoding LutC/YkgG family protein — MTTQQSLCQKFMEKAELVAATVAEVADMDAAVDYAVNLCGEKEACQLQVSGCTEPLSDGAEALCDTKQKKVLAAPGLDKVVYDRLAAQCAENGFECIGSGMREYLAGIDIGFTVADHGIAETGTLVLNSSGEELRLATMVSEYHVCVLPKSRIRDTSFEVESLLTEDMKKAPNYTAFITGPSRTADIERVLALGVHGPLQLHILLLED, encoded by the coding sequence ATGACTACCCAGCAATCCCTTTGTCAAAAATTCATGGAAAAGGCCGAACTCGTGGCTGCCACCGTGGCGGAAGTCGCGGACATGGATGCAGCGGTCGACTACGCCGTGAACCTGTGTGGCGAAAAGGAGGCCTGCCAATTGCAGGTGTCCGGATGTACCGAGCCTCTTTCCGATGGAGCCGAGGCCCTGTGCGACACCAAGCAGAAAAAGGTGCTGGCCGCCCCCGGTCTGGACAAGGTCGTTTATGACAGGCTCGCGGCCCAGTGTGCCGAGAACGGATTCGAATGCATCGGGTCCGGCATGCGCGAGTATCTGGCCGGGATCGACATCGGCTTCACCGTGGCCGACCATGGCATTGCCGAGACCGGCACGCTGGTGCTGAATTCCTCCGGCGAGGAGCTGCGTCTGGCCACCATGGTCTCGGAATATCATGTCTGCGTGCTGCCCAAGTCCCGGATCAGGGACACTTCGTTCGAGGTGGAATCCCTGCTGACCGAGGACATGAAGAAGGCCCCCAACTACACGGCCTTCATCACCGGCCCCAGCCGGACCGCCGACATCGAGCGCGTGCTCGCCCTCGGCGTGCATGGTCCGCTGCAACTCCACATCCTGCTTCTGGAGGACTAG